A genomic region of Nostoc sp. UHCC 0702 contains the following coding sequences:
- a CDS encoding ABC exporter membrane fusion protein, which translates to MLQDSEEISKRSLFPPYFRWLVVVGVVCMVGIGAGVLYLARLSATTKLSAVVPQVNQPVASKVNALGRLEPIGEVIKISAPTNPSIGSGSRVAKLLVDEGNVVRSQQIIAILDNRDRLQANLIEAQKQAKVAQSRLDQVKAGAKPGELAAIQANVRNLQAELDGEIQSQKATIARLQAELQNADMEFRRNQSLYQQEAIAASDLDSRRLALKIAQEQLNSAKADLERTQRTLTAKIQEAKATWDKTAEVRPTDIATAQAEVDSAIATVGKIQAELDLAYIRAPKAGTILRIQAHPGETIGNEGIVELGQTDQMYVVAEIYESDIAKIRPGQTAKITSPSNAFAAKLNGTVEQIGLQVAKKNVLDTDPTAATDARVIEAKIRLDKAASQQVAKLTNLQVNVEIDL; encoded by the coding sequence ATGTTGCAAGATTCTGAGGAAATTAGTAAACGGTCTCTATTTCCACCCTATTTTCGTTGGTTAGTCGTTGTGGGTGTTGTGTGTATGGTGGGGATAGGAGCAGGAGTATTATATTTAGCTCGTTTATCAGCTACGACTAAACTTTCAGCAGTGGTTCCACAAGTTAACCAGCCAGTTGCTTCAAAGGTTAATGCTTTGGGAAGATTGGAACCGATAGGTGAAGTGATTAAAATTTCTGCTCCTACTAATCCTAGTATTGGTAGTGGTAGTCGTGTGGCTAAATTGTTGGTTGATGAAGGCAATGTGGTACGATCGCAACAAATCATCGCTATTTTAGATAATCGCGATCGCCTGCAAGCTAATTTGATAGAAGCACAAAAGCAGGCCAAAGTTGCCCAATCTCGTCTAGATCAGGTAAAAGCAGGGGCAAAACCAGGTGAATTAGCAGCCATACAAGCGAATGTGAGGAATTTACAAGCAGAGTTAGATGGCGAAATTCAAAGCCAAAAAGCCACCATCGCTCGCTTACAAGCAGAGTTGCAGAACGCAGACATGGAATTTCGTCGTAATCAAAGTTTATATCAACAGGAAGCGATCGCAGCTTCAGACCTAGATAGTCGCAGACTGGCTCTAAAAATAGCCCAAGAGCAGTTGAATAGTGCTAAAGCAGACTTAGAGCGAACTCAACGCACACTGACCGCCAAAATTCAAGAAGCCAAAGCCACTTGGGACAAAACAGCCGAAGTGCGTCCCACAGATATAGCCACAGCGCAAGCAGAGGTAGACAGTGCTATTGCTACAGTTGGTAAGATTCAAGCCGAACTCGATTTGGCATATATCCGCGCACCGAAAGCAGGTACTATTCTGCGAATTCAAGCTCATCCTGGAGAAACAATAGGTAACGAAGGAATTGTAGAACTTGGTCAAACTGACCAGATGTATGTGGTGGCAGAAATTTACGAAAGTGATATTGCTAAGATTCGTCCTGGTCAAACTGCCAAAATTACCAGTCCCAGCAATGCCTTTGCTGCAAAATTAAACGGAACAGTTGAACAAATTGGTTTACAAGTCGCTAAGAAAAATGTCTTAGACACCGACCCTACAGCAGCAACAGATGCCAGAGTAATTGAAGCCAAAATTCGTTTAGACAAAGCTGCCAGTCAGCAAGTAGCTAAGTTAACAAACCTTCAGGTTAATGTTGAAATTGATTTATGA
- a CDS encoding aromatic ring-hydroxylating dioxygenase subunit alpha, with translation MNNFWYACEFSSNVTNKPKQIVMLNQRFVLYRNSQGQIVALKDQCPHRGAALSLGWVKDDCIRCPYHGWQFQADGKCIEIPSNASGIAIPKRASVDSYPVKEKYGFVWLFYGDLPEKERPPLPTFPEYMVSTMRPVYDEGIDHANYARLMEANLDFTHVIAVHRKSFGQRIPIHKTIKYKVDKYDWGAVAKVNYESLGKSKSILNYLLGGRPELKTRLTLYLPNVTLAEISIGRDDKFDIKFGILVAHLPIDEKTTIVKRVLYRNILPIPWLDNFFRKLDHKLAQEDTVVVATLDSQPMPKISEELHVAADALDITFRKLLQKHLAQSSNNFGF, from the coding sequence TTGAATAACTTCTGGTATGCTTGTGAATTTAGCTCAAATGTCACCAACAAGCCCAAGCAAATTGTGATGTTAAATCAGAGATTTGTCCTCTACCGCAACTCTCAAGGACAAATTGTAGCTTTAAAAGATCAGTGTCCCCATCGTGGTGCTGCTTTATCTCTCGGTTGGGTTAAAGATGACTGTATCCGTTGTCCTTATCATGGATGGCAATTTCAAGCTGATGGTAAATGCATTGAAATTCCTTCCAATGCATCCGGAATAGCTATTCCTAAACGAGCTAGTGTAGACAGCTACCCAGTGAAAGAGAAATATGGTTTTGTCTGGCTATTTTATGGAGACTTACCAGAAAAAGAACGTCCTCCTTTGCCGACTTTTCCAGAATACATGGTTTCGACTATGCGTCCTGTTTACGATGAGGGTATAGATCATGCAAACTATGCTCGACTTATGGAGGCAAATCTTGACTTTACCCATGTGATTGCTGTCCATCGAAAATCCTTTGGCCAGAGAATTCCAATCCATAAAACTATTAAGTATAAAGTTGATAAATACGATTGGGGTGCAGTTGCCAAAGTTAATTATGAATCTTTAGGAAAATCTAAAAGTATTTTGAATTATTTACTTGGCGGACGCCCAGAGTTGAAAACAAGATTGACATTATACTTGCCCAACGTTACCCTAGCAGAAATTAGTATAGGTAGAGATGATAAGTTTGATATCAAGTTTGGTATTTTAGTTGCCCACCTTCCTATTGATGAAAAAACTACCATTGTTAAACGTGTTTTGTATCGCAATATTTTACCCATACCTTGGTTAGATAATTTTTTCAGAAAGCTTGACCACAAACTTGCACAAGAAGACACAGTAGTAGTTGCAACTTTAGATTCTCAACCAATGCCTAAAATATCAGAAGAGCTTCACGTTGCTGCTGACGCTTTAGACATTACCTTTCGCAAGCTTTTGCAAAAGCATTTAGCACAATCTTCTAACAATTTCGGATTTTAG
- a CDS encoding sugar transferase: MDGICTLANDRVYDQLVALLNSIEAIYGREMPVCIYPYDDNTAQINAEIARRPHVQIYNNQESIQRWDEFVRNIWDAHPNAMKHWSTISKDKYYRVGTHRRYGAFDGPFDRFVYMDADTLLMSPLDKIFNQLNHNDWVVYDFQYTDLSHAYNISSSKLKEIFTEKQLQTEIFCSGFYGSKSGIFNSQIREFLLEKLRQGEAEILYDMAPDQTILNYMVMRSGISSYNFAHHLDESEKTGCCVTSNHFEAQNHILYDKNHRLTYIHYIGLSSNLFQQVCNGENIDFPYRDIFLHYRYLHEPEQRPKFTTKAKAYNAPPSLGTKILKKLGLTG; the protein is encoded by the coding sequence ATGGATGGTATTTGTACTCTTGCTAATGACCGAGTTTATGATCAACTCGTTGCTCTTCTTAATAGTATAGAAGCAATTTATGGGCGAGAAATGCCTGTTTGTATCTATCCTTATGACGATAATACAGCACAAATTAATGCTGAAATTGCCCGTCGTCCTCATGTACAAATTTACAATAATCAAGAGTCAATTCAGCGATGGGATGAGTTTGTTCGCAATATTTGGGATGCTCATCCCAATGCTATGAAACATTGGTCAACAATTAGTAAAGATAAATATTATCGAGTCGGTACTCATCGACGTTATGGTGCTTTTGATGGCCCCTTTGACAGATTTGTCTACATGGATGCCGATACTTTATTAATGAGTCCTTTAGATAAAATTTTTAATCAGCTAAATCACAATGATTGGGTAGTCTATGATTTCCAATACACAGATTTGTCTCATGCTTATAATATATCGTCATCGAAATTAAAGGAAATATTTACAGAAAAACAATTACAAACAGAAATATTTTGTTCTGGTTTTTATGGTTCTAAAAGCGGTATTTTTAATAGCCAAATTAGAGAGTTTTTATTAGAAAAACTCCGCCAAGGAGAAGCTGAGATTCTCTATGATATGGCTCCTGACCAAACTATTCTCAACTACATGGTGATGCGATCGGGTATATCTAGCTATAATTTTGCTCACCATCTTGATGAAAGTGAAAAAACAGGCTGTTGTGTAACTTCTAATCATTTTGAAGCCCAAAATCATATCTTATATGATAAAAATCATCGACTAACTTATATCCATTATATTGGGTTGTCATCTAACTTATTTCAGCAGGTTTGTAATGGAGAAAATATTGATTTTCCCTATCGAGATATTTTCTTACATTATCGCTATCTGCATGAACCAGAACAACGTCCAAAGTTCACAACTAAAGCGAAAGCTTACAATGCTCCTCCGAGTTTAGGCACAAAAATTTTAAAAAAGTTAGGATTAACAGGTTGA
- a CDS encoding glycosyltransferase → MNIKTVGMISSYRSLEKRVDWLWQQTPQQFGIWGNIQIQALAPTPDFLLMYQYDFPEVTQQQKSWLHRLYRKQQQPQLNINSLLKNVPQERVIFLLREPPLNEVVERNKRNYQQAQKYCGYISGPDDFAPTPDYMPAIWYLTNSFQELNEMPPPKKVAPCSWITSGINRTENHRQRLNFLQSLQESEIKFDLYGRDLPVWTKKTGELGNKWYGMAPYYYNLAIENYAENNWYVSEKLWDALLAWCLPIYYGGPAADKLLPPGSFLRLPSLDEKGIAYIQEVTATPDAWYAAKDAIAEARQIILHKLNLLNWLSEFVSNFS, encoded by the coding sequence ATGAATATAAAAACTGTTGGCATGATTAGCAGCTATCGGAGTCTTGAGAAAAGAGTCGATTGGCTGTGGCAACAAACCCCCCAGCAATTTGGTATTTGGGGCAATATCCAAATCCAAGCACTTGCACCAACACCAGATTTTTTATTGATGTATCAATATGATTTTCCAGAAGTTACCCAGCAGCAAAAATCTTGGTTACATCGGTTATATCGTAAACAGCAACAACCACAATTAAACATCAACTCTCTTCTGAAGAATGTTCCTCAAGAACGGGTAATTTTTCTACTACGAGAACCACCATTAAATGAAGTTGTAGAAAGAAATAAACGCAATTATCAACAAGCACAAAAGTATTGCGGTTATATTTCTGGCCCTGATGATTTTGCCCCTACACCCGACTATATGCCCGCGATTTGGTATCTTACTAACTCGTTTCAGGAATTAAATGAAATGCCACCACCTAAAAAAGTTGCCCCTTGCAGTTGGATTACTTCTGGAATTAATCGTACAGAAAATCATAGACAAAGATTAAACTTTTTGCAGTCTTTACAAGAGAGTGAAATTAAGTTTGATTTGTATGGGCGTGACTTACCTGTATGGACAAAAAAAACGGGTGAATTGGGTAACAAATGGTATGGGATGGCTCCTTATTATTACAATTTAGCAATTGAAAATTATGCTGAAAATAATTGGTATGTAAGTGAAAAATTGTGGGATGCTTTGTTGGCATGGTGTCTGCCAATCTACTATGGTGGCCCGGCAGCTGATAAACTTTTACCACCAGGTAGCTTTTTGCGGTTGCCAAGTTTAGATGAAAAAGGAATTGCCTACATCCAAGAAGTAACTGCTACTCCTGATGCTTGGTATGCTGCTAAAGATGCGATCGCTGAAGCTAGACAAATAATCTTACATAAATTAAATTTGCTTAACTGGTTATCAGAATTTGTCAGCAATTTCTCTTAG
- a CDS encoding FAD-binding protein, with protein MNSIITDLKYIIQGEVSDIKADLEAVSQDFGGIIQRFPQIVVRPHNSTDVAKVIKYAVKHELTISSRAAGHTLSGQSLNQGGILLDMRNLNQIHELRPDELWFKADAGVTWKQVVNTSIPHGVIPPVLTNNFEVTLGGTLSAGGLGLSSFRYGSQADNCLGLEVVTGTGDIVWCTPEKNSELFYHVLCGYGQFGIMTKVQSQLRKYRPFTRSYFLCYDELDTLLHDQHLLISENRIDGLVSLFSPCLLGISRSSAKGIKPVIQWFYRMQITLEVNSVNDINEEKLLSDLNFYRHVHTEDLTFERFIQPIAEVPHPVDTANSWIDVLLPASAAKNYIDIALQRIPSFIDFRTIPVGSFCLNSHNTKMPMFPLPDEELIIGLGMYPTIPKSQVKPVIEQLNLLTDLGFQMGGKRYMATWVDFDITRWRLQFGDYWYKVNEIKKKYDPDGILNPGFFQYEEVVQEEVKRGLFNSIKP; from the coding sequence ATGAACAGTATTATTACAGATTTAAAATATATTATTCAGGGTGAGGTTAGTGATATCAAAGCAGACTTAGAAGCAGTTTCTCAAGACTTTGGTGGCATTATTCAAAGATTTCCTCAAATTGTTGTCCGTCCTCACAATTCCACTGATGTTGCGAAAGTTATTAAGTATGCTGTCAAGCACGAATTAACTATTTCATCACGGGCTGCGGGACATACATTAAGTGGTCAATCTTTAAACCAAGGTGGAATCCTCTTAGATATGAGGAACCTGAATCAAATTCATGAGTTACGCCCGGATGAACTTTGGTTTAAAGCTGATGCTGGTGTGACTTGGAAGCAAGTAGTAAATACTTCAATACCGCATGGCGTAATTCCTCCTGTGCTGACAAATAACTTTGAAGTAACTTTAGGAGGAACCCTTTCAGCAGGTGGTTTAGGTTTGAGTTCTTTTCGTTACGGATCTCAAGCTGATAATTGTCTGGGTTTGGAAGTTGTAACCGGAACAGGTGATATTGTCTGGTGTACGCCAGAAAAGAACAGCGAACTTTTCTATCATGTTCTTTGCGGTTATGGTCAGTTTGGTATCATGACCAAAGTACAAAGTCAGCTAAGAAAATACCGCCCTTTCACTCGCAGTTATTTTCTTTGCTATGACGAATTAGATACCCTCTTGCATGATCAACATCTCCTGATTTCTGAAAATCGTATAGATGGTTTAGTATCATTATTTTCACCGTGTTTACTAGGTATTTCTAGAAGTAGTGCAAAAGGGATAAAACCTGTAATTCAATGGTTTTACAGAATGCAAATTACTCTAGAAGTGAATTCTGTAAATGATATAAATGAAGAAAAATTACTCTCTGATTTAAATTTCTATCGTCACGTTCATACTGAAGACCTGACTTTTGAGCGGTTCATCCAACCAATTGCAGAAGTACCTCATCCTGTAGATACTGCTAACTCTTGGATAGATGTTCTTTTACCAGCTTCAGCAGCTAAAAACTACATTGATATTGCACTCCAGCGCATACCCTCTTTCATCGATTTTCGGACTATACCTGTGGGTTCATTTTGTCTAAATTCTCACAATACTAAAATGCCCATGTTTCCTTTACCCGATGAAGAGTTAATTATTGGGTTGGGAATGTATCCTACTATTCCAAAATCCCAGGTTAAGCCTGTTATAGAGCAGTTAAATTTACTGACTGACCTTGGTTTTCAAATGGGTGGTAAAAGATATATGGCTACTTGGGTGGATTTTGATATTACAAGATGGCGGCTTCAATTTGGTGATTACTGGTATAAGGTCAATGAAATTAAGAAAAAATACGACCCTGATGGGATTCTTAATCCTGGCTTTTTTCAGTATGAAGAGGTTGTACAGGAAGAAGTGAAGAGGGGTTTATTTAATAGTATTAAGCCTTGA
- a CDS encoding DNA polymerase III subunit beta yields MKLVCAQSDLSTNLSLVSRAVPSRPTHPVLANILLQADAQTNQVSLTAFDLSLGIRTSFNADVWQTGAIAIPAKLLVDIISRLPEGEITLDDESALEAQTSGGEGLIVTLTPKSGYYQIRAMGAEEFPELPLIENTEPLHLTTTALIEGLRGSLFAASGDETKQVLTGVHLTVDEDTLEFAATDGHRLAVVETTNERPLTGSSQIKVTVPSKALRELERMLAHKAADETIALYLDQGQVVFAWANQRLTSRTLEGDYPNYRQLIPRQFERQVTIERRQFLSTLERIAVLADQKNNIVKLSIDSNTQELTLSCEAQEMGSGRESMPAQISGENIEIAFNVKYLMEGLKALPSSEIQMHLNQNLTPVIFTPLGGLKMTYLAMPVQIRN; encoded by the coding sequence ATGAAACTAGTTTGCGCCCAAAGCGACCTCAGTACCAATCTCTCACTTGTTAGCCGTGCTGTGCCGTCACGACCAACTCATCCGGTACTTGCCAACATCCTGCTGCAAGCGGATGCTCAAACTAACCAGGTAAGCTTAACAGCCTTTGATCTCAGCTTGGGTATCCGCACCAGCTTTAACGCTGACGTATGGCAAACAGGAGCGATCGCAATTCCTGCTAAACTGCTTGTAGACATCATCTCTCGTCTTCCAGAAGGAGAAATTACCCTGGATGATGAATCAGCCCTAGAAGCTCAAACCTCTGGAGGGGAAGGTTTAATTGTTACACTCACACCCAAGAGTGGATATTACCAAATACGAGCAATGGGAGCGGAAGAGTTTCCCGAATTACCCTTAATTGAAAATACTGAACCCCTACATCTGACTACCACTGCATTAATCGAAGGATTACGGGGTTCATTGTTTGCCGCCAGTGGAGATGAAACTAAGCAAGTACTAACTGGAGTACATCTCACCGTAGATGAAGACACTTTGGAATTTGCAGCTACTGATGGACATCGTTTAGCAGTAGTAGAAACCACCAATGAACGTCCTCTCACTGGTAGCAGTCAAATAAAAGTCACAGTACCCAGCAAAGCTTTACGCGAATTAGAACGGATGTTGGCTCATAAGGCTGCTGATGAAACAATAGCCTTATATTTAGATCAAGGTCAAGTAGTGTTTGCATGGGCTAATCAACGCTTGACCAGCCGCACCCTAGAAGGAGACTATCCTAATTATCGGCAACTCATTCCCCGACAATTTGAGCGACAAGTAACAATTGAGCGCAGACAATTTTTAAGTACTTTAGAGCGGATTGCTGTTTTAGCAGATCAGAAAAATAATATTGTTAAACTCAGCATTGATAGCAATACCCAAGAACTTACCCTATCTTGTGAAGCTCAAGAAATGGGTAGTGGTAGAGAGTCAATGCCGGCGCAAATATCTGGAGAGAATATAGAAATTGCTTTTAATGTCAAGTATTTGATGGAAGGTTTAAAAGCCTTGCCGTCTTCAGAAATTCAAATGCATCTGAATCAAAACCTAACGCCTGTAATTTTTACACCACTAGGCGGTTTGAAGATGACGTATTTAGCCATGCCAGTACAAATTAGAAATTAG
- the hemF gene encoding oxygen-dependent coproporphyrinogen oxidase, whose product MTHILEKSVTQQPKIRGVIDKTFRQMFENTCQALEALDGKGFIEQSWTRDNKGMWTVGESSEDSIYIDRYLHNGNIFEKVGVNYVAIEGELPPGMSFQQSGALATEAADQISNSKANRFFATGSSFVIHPQNPMAPTAHVNYRYFQINNGTQPVYWWFGGGADLTPAYFFEEDAVHFHQVHKEVCDKYDSSYYPRFKKLCDEYFHIPHRGESRGIGGIFFDHLNKDNPQKLLAFVTNCTEAFLPAYMPIVQRRKDMTFTERNKYWQRLVRGRYVEFILSCDRGLRFGLASGMVKQQSVFNCMPPSASWEYDDQPLPGSKEAILREVLKNPREWL is encoded by the coding sequence ATGACCCATATTCTAGAAAAATCGGTGACACAACAACCGAAAATCCGTGGGGTAATCGACAAGACTTTCAGACAGATGTTTGAGAACACTTGCCAAGCTCTTGAGGCGCTAGATGGTAAGGGATTTATAGAACAGTCTTGGACTCGTGACAATAAAGGTATGTGGACGGTTGGCGAAAGTAGTGAAGACAGTATATATATCGATAGATATCTGCACAATGGCAATATCTTTGAAAAGGTGGGAGTTAATTATGTAGCGATAGAAGGTGAATTACCGCCTGGAATGTCCTTCCAGCAATCAGGTGCTTTAGCAACAGAAGCAGCAGATCAAATCAGTAATAGCAAAGCCAATCGTTTCTTCGCCACCGGTTCTAGCTTTGTGATTCATCCCCAGAATCCGATGGCACCTACTGCTCATGTGAACTATCGTTATTTCCAGATCAATAATGGTACTCAACCTGTTTATTGGTGGTTTGGCGGGGGAGCAGACTTGACACCGGCTTACTTTTTTGAGGAAGATGCAGTTCATTTTCATCAGGTGCATAAAGAGGTTTGCGACAAGTACGATTCTTCTTATTACCCTCGTTTTAAAAAGTTGTGTGATGAGTACTTTCACATTCCACATCGTGGCGAAAGTCGAGGCATAGGTGGAATTTTCTTTGACCATCTTAATAAAGATAATCCTCAAAAACTGCTTGCCTTTGTGACTAATTGTACTGAAGCTTTCCTCCCTGCTTATATGCCGATTGTTCAAAGGCGTAAGGATATGACGTTTACAGAGAGGAATAAGTACTGGCAGCGTCTTGTACGTGGACGCTATGTGGAGTTTATTCTGTCTTGCGATCGCGGCCTTCGTTTTGGTCTGGCAAGTGGTATGGTTAAGCAACAAAGTGTATTCAACTGTATGCCTCCATCTGCCAGTTGGGAATACGATGATCAACCTCTTCCTGGTAGTAAGGAAGCAATACTTAGAGAGGTACTAAAAAATCCTCGTGAATGGCTATAA
- a CDS encoding DevA family ABC transporter ATP-binding protein, producing the protein MQILNGYISSQLRNEQSVISIYNVNHYFGKSNLCKQILFNINLEIGSGEIVILTGPSGSGKTTLLSLIGGLRSCQHGSLKVIGQELCGAKQSQLIKTRRQIGYIFQSYNLLDSLTARQNVEMSLELHNHLSWKARQAKAVRMLEAVGLGNRLNYYPENLSGGQKQRVAIARALVANPKIILADEPTASLDKQSGRDVVELMQSLATEQGCTILLVTHDNRILDIAHRILHMEDGYLMV; encoded by the coding sequence ATGCAAATTTTAAATGGCTATATTTCAAGTCAGTTGAGAAATGAGCAGTCTGTAATTTCTATCTACAATGTAAATCATTATTTTGGTAAATCAAACTTATGCAAACAAATTTTATTTAATATTAACTTGGAGATTGGTTCAGGGGAAATAGTAATTTTAACTGGCCCATCTGGGTCAGGAAAAACCACCTTGTTATCGCTGATTGGTGGATTGCGTTCTTGTCAGCACGGTAGCTTAAAAGTGATTGGTCAAGAACTCTGCGGTGCTAAGCAAAGCCAATTAATCAAAACACGGCGGCAGATTGGTTATATTTTCCAATCGTATAATCTCTTGGATAGCTTAACAGCACGGCAAAATGTGGAGATGTCTTTAGAACTGCACAATCATCTATCTTGGAAAGCAAGACAAGCAAAAGCAGTGCGAATGCTAGAAGCAGTGGGATTAGGAAATCGTCTTAATTATTATCCCGAAAATTTATCTGGTGGTCAAAAACAAAGAGTAGCGATCGCCCGCGCCTTGGTGGCGAATCCTAAAATTATTCTTGCTGATGAACCAACAGCATCACTTGACAAACAATCTGGGCGGGATGTGGTAGAACTAATGCAAAGCCTTGCTACTGAACAAGGCTGTACTATCCTACTCGTTACACATGACAACCGGATTCTAGATATTGCCCATCGCATTCTTCATATGGAAGATGGTTATTTAATGGTTTGA
- a CDS encoding FtsX-like permease family protein, with protein sequence MFQRKIPLAWLQLMKQRGRFIVALCGITFAVFLMLMQLGFQSALYDSNTRFHELLQTDLVVISRQAQNLGLLSSFPRRRLFQAANLREVESVNPLYIRLGVWKSLETKLDESILVIGFNPEKPAFKLPAVNQNLDIIKYPDNFLFDRNANGKYQQAIAQITQGKPVTTELQGRKVTIAGLYEVGASFVANASVITSDQNFLRIFSTQQPGKVNLGLIQLKSGSDANVVVKALQSYLPDDVKVLTRQEFIDFEKKYWQETGAIGFIFSLGVTIGFLVGVIIVYQIIYSDVIDHMAEYATLKAMGFRNIYLLSVVFQEALILAVLGYIPGCLISFCMYNLTRSATKLPLFMNLERVIQVLILTIFMCIISGAIAMRKLNAADPADIF encoded by the coding sequence ATGTTTCAACGCAAGATTCCATTAGCTTGGCTGCAATTAATGAAGCAAAGAGGGCGTTTTATTGTTGCTCTTTGTGGTATTACTTTTGCTGTTTTTTTGATGTTGATGCAGTTAGGTTTTCAGTCGGCTTTATATGATAGTAATACCCGCTTTCATGAACTCCTACAAACAGATTTGGTAGTGATTAGCCGCCAAGCGCAAAACTTAGGACTTCTAAGTTCTTTTCCTCGGCGTCGTTTATTCCAAGCTGCTAATTTAAGAGAGGTTGAGTCAGTCAATCCCTTATATATACGTTTAGGAGTTTGGAAAAGTCTGGAAACAAAGCTGGATGAATCAATTCTAGTTATCGGGTTCAACCCAGAAAAACCTGCGTTCAAGTTGCCAGCAGTTAATCAAAATTTGGATATCATTAAATATCCAGACAATTTTTTGTTTGACCGCAACGCTAATGGCAAATACCAACAAGCGATCGCTCAAATAACTCAAGGCAAACCTGTAACTACAGAACTTCAAGGACGTAAAGTTACAATTGCAGGTTTGTATGAGGTTGGTGCATCCTTTGTGGCTAATGCTAGCGTGATCACCAGTGACCAAAATTTCCTCCGAATTTTTTCGACACAGCAACCAGGTAAAGTCAACCTTGGTTTAATTCAGCTAAAGTCTGGTAGTGATGCCAATGTAGTAGTTAAAGCGTTGCAGTCTTACCTCCCGGATGATGTGAAAGTTCTCACCCGTCAAGAATTTATTGATTTTGAAAAGAAATATTGGCAAGAGACTGGTGCAATTGGTTTTATCTTTTCTTTGGGTGTGACAATCGGATTTTTAGTTGGTGTAATTATTGTTTACCAAATTATTTACAGTGATGTGATTGATCATATGGCTGAATATGCCACGCTCAAGGCAATGGGTTTTCGCAATATCTATTTATTATCTGTTGTTTTTCAAGAAGCATTAATATTAGCTGTACTTGGTTACATACCTGGATGTTTAATTTCTTTTTGCATGTATAACTTAACTCGAAGTGCAACCAAATTACCACTATTTATGAATTTGGAGCGTGTAATTCAAGTTTTGATATTAACAATTTTCATGTGTATAATTTCTGGAGCGATCGCCATGCGAAAATTAAACGCCGCAGACCCAGCAGATATTTTTTAA
- a CDS encoding methionine synthase, with protein MSRGIYIIANDKVMDHAIALLNSIRFHDHDTPIILIPYDEKYQNIANTLNKYYGVETYADLDFIDRLALKLHETFGGQFFARPNQFRKQACWFGPFDEFLYIDTDIVVFEKIIDNLNYLAETDFICCDYQHLGGIKNVFSPKVLEDQVFTETEVKDIFNGGFWGSKKNLISEKDLYETFAECAAHPEYFDFSEKTSDQPIINYMLLKRIPRRFNIVRREGKAPGNWAGSPHFQQQDHILFDNTVNQPLQYLHWAGIRIQPGCPYWEIWEHYRHLNSALPAAAIPAPAKKSHWQQTLDNMKNQLRQLKIN; from the coding sequence ATGAGCCGTGGAATTTATATTATTGCCAATGACAAGGTAATGGATCATGCGATCGCACTACTCAACAGTATCCGATTCCATGATCATGATACACCAATTATCCTCATTCCTTATGATGAGAAGTATCAAAATATAGCAAACACACTTAACAAATATTATGGTGTAGAAACATATGCAGACCTAGATTTTATAGACCGTCTGGCCCTGAAATTACATGAAACGTTCGGGGGTCAATTTTTTGCCCGTCCAAATCAATTTCGTAAACAGGCTTGTTGGTTTGGGCCATTTGATGAGTTTTTGTATATTGATACCGATATTGTTGTCTTTGAAAAGATTATCGACAATCTTAACTACCTAGCTGAAACTGATTTTATTTGTTGTGATTATCAACATTTAGGTGGAATTAAAAATGTTTTCAGCCCCAAAGTATTAGAAGATCAGGTATTTACTGAGACTGAAGTTAAAGATATTTTTAACGGTGGTTTTTGGGGTTCCAAGAAAAATCTGATCTCAGAAAAAGATTTGTATGAAACTTTTGCTGAGTGTGCTGCCCATCCAGAATATTTTGATTTTTCCGAAAAAACTTCCGACCAACCGATTATTAATTATATGTTGCTCAAGCGGATTCCGCGCCGCTTTAATATTGTTCGCAGAGAAGGTAAAGCACCAGGAAATTGGGCAGGAAGTCCACATTTTCAGCAACAAGACCATATCTTATTTGATAATACCGTTAATCAACCTCTGCAATATCTTCATTGGGCAGGTATTCGCATTCAACCAGGTTGTCCTTACTGGGAAATTTGGGAACATTATCGTCATCTTAATTCAGCGCTACCTGCGGCTGCTATACCTGCACCAGCAAAAAAAAGTCACTGGCAGCAAACGTTGGATAATATGAAAAATCAATTGCGGCAACTCAAAATTAATTGA